The genomic stretch TCGGCTACGAACGGGTGCGCCGCCTGCTGGACTTCGTGCGCGGTGAAGCCGCCACCGACTTCGACGGAACCGAGGGCTTCGAGGTCTTCTCCGACCGCGTCCAGCCGCACTCCCCCGGCCTCGGCAGCCGCCTGTGGTACGGCGGCGGCAGCCTCGGCTCGGCCCGGTGGGCGGGCGAGCACGGCATGAACTTCCTGACGAGCAGCGTGGTGAAGGCGGAGGGGTTGGAGGGGGCGGCGGAGCCGGAGGACTTCGCGGACATCCAGCTCTCCCACATCCGGGCCTTCCGCGCGGCTCACCCGGACGGCGAGAAGGCGCGGGTCTCCCAGGGTCTGGTGGTCGTCCCCACCGACTCGGCCACGCCCGAACAGCGCGCCAAGTACGAGGAGTACGCGCTCAAGCGCACCCCTCGCACGCTCTCCCCCCAGGGTCCGGCCCGCCTGATGTTCGCCCCGGACATCGTCGGCACCAGCGCGGAGATAGCGGACCGCCTCCACGACCATGCCGCGTTCCGAGAGGTGGACGAGGTGGCGTTCGCCCTCCCCTTCACCTTCGACCACGAGGACTACGTCCAGATCCTGACGGACATGGCCACGAAGCTGGGACCGGAACTGGGCTGGCAGCCGTCCGCGTGACGGCCCGTCACAAGGCCGCGCGAATCTCCGCCGCCGGAAAGGGAGTTCGCTTGCTCCGGGTGAGCAGGCGCTGATGGAAGTCGCCCAGGACGACGGCGTGCGCGGCGTGGCGGTCGAGGAGCGCGGCGATACCCTCGAAGTCACGGCTCAGGGCATGTCCGAGGTCGGCGAAGAACACGTCGTGGCCGTCGGTGAGAAGGCTGCCGAAGTGGGCGTCGAAGTAAATCAGCCCCCGCTCGCTCATGAACCGCGTCCCCCGGCGCAGGGCATCGTCCACCCACGCATACGCCGCCGCCGACCCCACGGTCTCCCAGACGGCGAGCGCTCAGGAGTGACAGCCGCGCGCCCACGGTCGCGTACGTGGACACCCTCGCGGAAGTCCCGACCCGCTCGCTGATCATTGCGTGTACCTCCGCAGGGACCGTAGCCGCCCGCGCCTGTCGGTGCTGCTCGATTTCCGCGCGGACGGCCGGCAGCGTCTCAGTCCTTCGGCTCCGCTCCCACCAGCGCGCCGTCCCGGCGCACGACGGCCAGGGCAGCCCCGGCCGCGGCGATGACCGCCAGGGCCGCGAAGCCGTAGGTCAGGGTCGTGACCGTGGCGACTCCGGCGACCAGGAGGGGGCCTCCGGCATCGCCGAGTTCGCGGCCCAGTTCGGCCGCGCCCATGGTCTGGCCCATACGTTCCTCAGCGGTGCTGGTGGCGAGGGCGGCGAAGCCGAGCGGGGTGATGAGGCCGGTGCCGGCGCCGATCAGGACGGCGGAGAGGAGTACGCCGGTCAGGCCGGGCAGCGTGGCGCAGGCCAGGCCCGCGGCGGTGATCGCCAGACCGGCCGCCAGGCCCGTGCCGGTCGTCAACCTGCCGTTGTCCAGGGCGCGTCCGGCGTACGGCTGCACCACGGCCGCCGTTGCCGCGAGGGCCGAGACGGCCGCTCCCGTGGCGATGGTGCCGAGTCCGGCCACGGCGCCGGAGACCGGCAGGAAGCCGACGCCGACGGAGAGGGCGGCGGTCGCGGCGGCGAGGGCGGCGGTGGGGCCGAGGAAGACGGGGTCGGCCAGTCGGCGGGCGAGGTCCACCAGGGTCTGGCGCTGCTTCGGCAGCGGCGGTACCACCGGTACGGCCGCCATCGCCCACAGCGCGACCGCGGCGCCGAGCACCGCGAGCACCGTGAACAGCAGGCGCAGGCCCCCGGCCCACACGAGCAGTCCGCCCAGGAGGGGGCCGAGGGTGTAGCCGATGGACTTGTAGAAGCCGTAACTGCCGAAGGCCCGGCCGCGTCTGGCCGCCGGGTTGAGGCGGGCCACCAGTGCGGACGCGGACGGGGAGAAGGCCGAGGCGGCGGCGCCTTGGCCCAGGCGCGCGGCCCAGAGCCAGCCCGGGCTGTCGGCGACGGCGTACAGCGCCGAGGCAACGGCGAAGGCGACCAGGCCGCCGAGGAGGACCGGCTTGGCGCCGATCCGGTCGGCGAGGGTGCCGAAGACCGGCTTGAGGACGACCTCGGCGCCGTCGTAGAGGGCGAGGAGTCCGCCGAGGACGAGCAGTGAGGTGACGGCGTCGTCGGAGAAGCCGCCGAGGTTCGCGGCGATGCCGTGCGCGCCGAAGGCGGTCGTGAACCCGGCGGCGTACAAGGGCCACATGGTGCGAGCGGGCGCCACCTGTGCCGTGGGCCCCGGGGTGGTCATCGGTGGTCCTCCGGGGTGCCGTGCAGGACCGCGAAGACGCGTTCCGCGTAGTCCTCGCAGACGGACACGCAGGTGGTGAGGCGGGCCGCCGCCTCGGCGGCCTCCGGTGCGCCGAACACGTCCCGGGCGGTCAGGTCCCGGTGCCAGCGGCGCAGCCGCTCCAACGACTGCTCCTCCTCTTCCAGTTCGGCGAGGGTGAACTTGGCCTTGCCGATCTCCTTGGCGATCTCCGCCTCGAACTTGCCGCAGTCGGCCAGGAATTCGGTCCAGTCCGCCGAGCGCGCGGCGTTGAACATCTCCCGGAAGCGGGCGGCATCCTCGGAGCTGCGACCCGCCGCGCTGAGTGTCACGGCCGTACCGCCCGACTTCTCCGTCAGCTCCAGAGCGCGGGACACCCCTTCCGCGAAGACCTGGACGTCGGGCACGGCCCACACGCCCTGCCCGAGGGAGAGCGCGCCGATCCGGCGCAGCTCACGCCAGACGGCGACCCGATGGCGGGACGGTTCGGCGGGAATCTTCATCACCAGGACGAGCCAGCGCGCATCCGGTTCCGTGGTCGACACAGCCACGAATGTAGCAGGGGTTACACAGACTCCTGTGACGCTCCGAACCTCGGCGTATCCCCGCAGGCCAGGGCGCTCGCCGCGCGCTACACGCCCGCGCTTCTTACGATCGCGGAGTGGCACATTCCTTCGAGGAGCTGATCGAGAAGCAGCGCGCCGCCGACCAGGCGCACCGTCGGGTCGAGGGACTGCGTGCGCAGTACGGACCACCGGCTCAGGTCGGCGGCTGGTCCCAGACGCAGACACAGACCTACGAGACCGCGTGGCGCGCCTGGCGCGACCTCGCCCGGGACGCCCACACCTCCGTCACGGAGTACGCCAAGGAGCAGGGCGCGTCGCTCGGGGCGGTCGAGGCCGAGGTGGCACAGGCGGTGCGGCACAGCGCGTAGGAGCACCCGCTCAGCCGGACGGCGTCCGCTCTTCTCGCTCGGCGGTCCAGGTGACCCGCGGGGGCACCACCCGCGCGCACAGCGGCATCCCATGGGCATCGGTCAGGCCCAGGCGCCCCACCAGCAGCCCAGCCCGGGCCGCGGCCTCCAGAATCCCGGCGGGAACGGCGTCGAGCATGAGCTTCGCGCGGCGGAACATCGTGAAGGTGCCGTTCTCGTCGACCGAACCCCAGGACAGGTAGACGAACCGTTCTCCTGGGCGGCCCTGCACGTAAGGGCCCCGCACATCGATCCCGGTCGCCGAGGCGGGCGTATCGCATTCCAGCGTCCAGGACGCGGACGCCGCGTCGCCCGGCTGGGGATCCAGCAGGTCGGCCGGCCGGTCACGCCGCTGCACGGCGACATGGATGTCGCGGTACTCCGCCTCCGCACCGTCCGGGGCGGGGCAGGTGCGTCCGGGCAGGTCGACGGCGTCGATGCGAATCTGCATGGGGTCATCATCCCCACCACCGGCGAACCGTGGGTACGCGTGCTCCTGGTGATCTGAGTACGAGTGCTCAGGTCCGGCGTGCCCTGGCACCGCAAAGATCGATGCAGCGGCGCAGCCGAACGCGTCGGCTCCTTCCCAGCTGAGACAGTTACGGAGAACTCGCCATGTCCCGACGTATCGCCCTGTCCGTGGCCGCCGGTGTCGTCGTCCTCGGAGGCGCCGGAGCCTTCGCCCTCGCCTACGCCGGGGACCAGCCCCCCGCTCTGTCGGAGAGCAAGGCCCGCTACACCGCGCCCGACGGCGACCGGGACGGCTCGTTCACCTTCACCACCGAGGTCACCGCCTCCTCCGGCATCGAGAGCGTGAAGGTGCTGGCCTGGCCCGGCGACTCCGCGCTCGCCAAGGAGGAGCCGACCGCGAAGGAGATGGCCGCGGTGGAGTCCGCCGCGTGCACGGCCGCCGGCGCAGAGACCGTGCGCTGCACCTACACCGCCGCGGTAAGCGACGCAGACGCCGCGTCGTCCCCGCGCGGTCCCTGGCATGTTGCCGTGCTGGCCACCGACAAGGACGGCACCACGACCCTCGAAACGAAGGTGGCGGGCTTCACCGTCGACTGACCCGAACCCCCGTGTAGCCTCACGGTTTCCGCCTTGAACTCGAAGAGGAGCAGACCCATGACATCGGACGGCGCACGGTCGAGGATCACGGTCGACGGTGAGGAGTTCGAGGTCGTGCAGCCGTACGACAGCCCGGGGACGTACCAGCTCACCTGGGTGTCCGGGCCCGATCCGCAGTATGGGTTCGGATTCCGCACGCATCCCCCGGAGCCGGTCGGCCAGGCCGAACTCGAAGAGGCCGTTCGGGACTTCCTCTCTCAGGTCGACCCGGCCACCGGGTACATCGAATAGCGCCGGACGGGGGCGGCGGCCCTACTCCCGGCCGCCG from Streptomyces davaonensis JCM 4913 encodes the following:
- a CDS encoding LLM class flavin-dependent oxidoreductase encodes the protein MPSTSRPLRRLGFLTIGLFDESDPRLGHESTLGLIQLGEQLGFDSAWVRHRHLQYGISSPVALLAAATQRTRRIELGTAVIPLGWENPLRLAEDLATVDILSGGRLNPGVSVGPPMHYDRVKEALYPDTAQAEDFGYERVRRLLDFVRGEAATDFDGTEGFEVFSDRVQPHSPGLGSRLWYGGGSLGSARWAGEHGMNFLTSSVVKAEGLEGAAEPEDFADIQLSHIRAFRAAHPDGEKARVSQGLVVVPTDSATPEQRAKYEEYALKRTPRTLSPQGPARLMFAPDIVGTSAEIADRLHDHAAFREVDEVAFALPFTFDHEDYVQILTDMATKLGPELGWQPSA
- a CDS encoding MFS transporter; the encoded protein is MTTPGPTAQVAPARTMWPLYAAGFTTAFGAHGIAANLGGFSDDAVTSLLVLGGLLALYDGAEVVLKPVFGTLADRIGAKPVLLGGLVAFAVASALYAVADSPGWLWAARLGQGAAASAFSPSASALVARLNPAARRGRAFGSYGFYKSIGYTLGPLLGGLLVWAGGLRLLFTVLAVLGAAVALWAMAAVPVVPPLPKQRQTLVDLARRLADPVFLGPTAALAAATAALSVGVGFLPVSGAVAGLGTIATGAAVSALAATAAVVQPYAGRALDNGRLTTGTGLAAGLAITAAGLACATLPGLTGVLLSAVLIGAGTGLITPLGFAALATSTAEERMGQTMGAAELGRELGDAGGPLLVAGVATVTTLTYGFAALAVIAAAGAALAVVRRDGALVGAEPKD
- a CDS encoding Chromate resistance protein ChrB; this encodes MAVSTTEPDARWLVLVMKIPAEPSRHRVAVWRELRRIGALSLGQGVWAVPDVQVFAEGVSRALELTEKSGGTAVTLSAAGRSSEDAARFREMFNAARSADWTEFLADCGKFEAEIAKEIGKAKFTLAELEEEEQSLERLRRWHRDLTARDVFGAPEAAEAAARLTTCVSVCEDYAERVFAVLHGTPEDHR
- a CDS encoding DUF5990 family protein, with translation MQIRIDAVDLPGRTCPAPDGAEAEYRDIHVAVQRRDRPADLLDPQPGDAASASWTLECDTPASATGIDVRGPYVQGRPGERFVYLSWGSVDENGTFTMFRRAKLMLDAVPAGILEAAARAGLLVGRLGLTDAHGMPLCARVVPPRVTWTAEREERTPSG
- a CDS encoding DUF5707 domain-containing protein; translation: MSRRIALSVAAGVVVLGGAGAFALAYAGDQPPALSESKARYTAPDGDRDGSFTFTTEVTASSGIESVKVLAWPGDSALAKEEPTAKEMAAVESAACTAAGAETVRCTYTAAVSDADAASSPRGPWHVAVLATDKDGTTTLETKVAGFTVD